In Chloracidobacterium sp., the following proteins share a genomic window:
- a CDS encoding PIG-L family deacetylase, which produces MIKFRNLLTVIFAFFCISAPLRLATRAQVRPVYDRGAVGLVQMLKRLNTNASALMIGAHPDDEDTALLSYLARGENARTAYLSLTRGDGGQNIIGPELGEALGLIRTEELLQARRLDGAEQYFTRAYDYGFSKTLDEAKGKWDEKAILCDAVRVIRTFRPLVVVAQFTGTPADGHGQHQFAGYIAPLAVKAANDASQCVEAGRAWQVQKMYVRHGFRATGEPKLRVNTGRYDPLLGRSYFEIAMEARSQHKSQEQGVLELRGDQFSGLNLVGSDAKETDIFEGIDTTVSGAADHLPISAEALADYQSELAAAQRELDIRSTDKVVPNLLRAYTMLENQAMLMRSETARLLIDAKLKQLADAIVIASGVQVDALADAETVVPGESVLVGTKAYSPHPELAKVKLIAVHAPSRWLVENAEAPKTQSAAFVTREVGVASAFFRVTPPTDWPSTRPYWLADERTGDMFAWTQDAASHTLPIQASEMLVTTTIDVMGTEISVSRPVEFRFADDIRGEIRRNVDVVPRVSVEMGQPLMIVASSDKPQTKQIVMTVTNHSRQPVSGHVSLNFNMPVHWQYSASSKTFELKRTGEKAAIAFDVTIPARVRPGSYQILGQAMIGEALASSTMRTVAYPHIQTHRFYRRAVVDAKVIDLKTAPSKVGYVTGSGDRVLEAIRQMGFSVEMISESELANGDLSKFDTVVIGIRAYQVRPDVVANNQRLLDYARNGGTLIVQYQLPGYAQQNLTPFPVQMGPRVTDENAAMKILVPEHAVFNLPNKIGASDFVGWVQERNLYNFAQLPADYTGLIESHDVGEPENSGGLAIAKLGKGNYVYCSLSMFRQLPAGVPGAYRLFANLLSLPRSFK; this is translated from the coding sequence ATGATTAAGTTCAGAAATCTCCTTACGGTAATATTTGCTTTCTTCTGTATCTCTGCACCTCTGCGGTTAGCTACACGTGCCCAGGTGCGTCCGGTTTATGATCGCGGGGCTGTCGGACTCGTTCAGATGCTCAAGCGGCTAAACACGAACGCCAGTGCACTGATGATCGGAGCCCACCCTGACGACGAAGACACCGCCTTGCTCTCTTATCTCGCTCGCGGCGAGAACGCTCGGACGGCGTATCTCTCGCTCACTCGCGGCGACGGCGGGCAGAATATCATCGGCCCGGAGCTTGGCGAGGCGTTAGGTTTGATCAGGACCGAGGAACTGCTCCAGGCCCGACGGCTCGATGGCGCTGAGCAGTATTTCACACGGGCATACGATTACGGATTCTCAAAGACGCTCGACGAGGCCAAAGGTAAGTGGGACGAAAAGGCCATCCTCTGTGATGCGGTCCGAGTGATCCGCACGTTTCGCCCGCTCGTTGTTGTCGCGCAGTTCACAGGCACTCCGGCGGACGGTCACGGGCAGCATCAATTCGCGGGCTATATCGCTCCGCTGGCAGTAAAAGCCGCTAACGATGCGTCGCAGTGCGTTGAAGCCGGGCGAGCGTGGCAGGTGCAGAAGATGTACGTTCGTCACGGCTTCAGGGCGACCGGCGAACCGAAACTCAGAGTGAACACTGGCCGCTACGATCCGTTGCTGGGCCGTTCATATTTCGAGATCGCAATGGAGGCACGCAGCCAGCATAAGTCGCAAGAGCAAGGTGTGTTGGAGCTTCGGGGCGATCAGTTTTCCGGGCTGAACCTCGTCGGCAGCGATGCGAAAGAGACCGACATTTTCGAGGGTATCGACACGACCGTAAGCGGTGCCGCTGACCACCTGCCGATATCGGCCGAGGCTCTTGCTGACTATCAATCTGAGCTAGCAGCCGCTCAACGCGAGCTCGACATTCGCTCGACTGACAAAGTGGTGCCGAATCTCCTCCGGGCATATACGATGCTTGAGAACCAGGCCATGCTGATGCGGTCCGAAACCGCTCGGCTGCTGATCGATGCCAAACTCAAACAGCTTGCCGATGCGATCGTCATTGCATCCGGCGTTCAGGTCGATGCGTTGGCCGACGCTGAGACCGTCGTGCCCGGCGAGTCGGTACTCGTGGGAACAAAGGCGTATTCGCCGCATCCGGAATTGGCCAAGGTGAAGCTTATCGCCGTCCATGCTCCGTCGCGTTGGCTGGTCGAGAATGCTGAGGCGCCAAAGACGCAATCGGCAGCATTCGTAACACGTGAGGTCGGCGTGGCGAGCGCATTCTTCCGCGTAACACCTCCGACCGACTGGCCGTCGACACGGCCCTACTGGCTGGCCGATGAACGCACCGGCGATATGTTCGCGTGGACGCAAGACGCCGCATCACACACGCTGCCGATCCAGGCGTCGGAGATGCTGGTCACGACCACGATCGATGTGATGGGCACAGAGATCTCGGTCAGTCGACCGGTCGAGTTTCGCTTCGCCGATGACATCCGCGGCGAGATACGGCGAAATGTCGATGTGGTGCCGCGGGTTTCCGTTGAGATGGGCCAGCCGCTGATGATCGTGGCGTCGTCGGACAAGCCGCAGACGAAGCAGATCGTAATGACCGTTACGAACCATTCAAGACAGCCGGTGAGCGGCCATGTTTCGCTCAATTTCAATATGCCGGTGCATTGGCAATACTCGGCCTCCTCAAAGACCTTTGAGCTAAAACGCACGGGCGAGAAGGCGGCGATAGCGTTTGACGTGACGATCCCGGCGCGCGTGCGTCCGGGCAGTTATCAGATCTTGGGCCAGGCGATGATCGGCGAAGCGTTGGCATCATCGACGATGCGAACCGTCGCCTATCCGCACATCCAGACGCACCGTTTTTATCGCCGGGCGGTCGTCGATGCGAAGGTTATCGACCTAAAGACCGCGCCTAGCAAGGTCGGCTACGTCACCGGCAGCGGCGACCGCGTACTCGAAGCAATCAGGCAGATGGGCTTTTCGGTTGAGATGATCTCGGAGAGTGAACTAGCGAACGGCGATCTTTCTAAATTCGACACCGTCGTTATCGGTATTCGTGCATACCAGGTGCGGCCTGACGTGGTCGCGAATAATCAGCGCCTGCTCGATTACGCTCGCAATGGCGGAACGCTGATCGTGCAGTATCAACTGCCGGGTTACGCTCAGCAGAACCTCACGCCATTCCCCGTCCAGATGGGCCCGCGCGTCACGGATGAGAATGCCGCAATGAAAATTCTCGTGCCCGAACACGCGGTTTTCAACCTTCCAAATAAGATCGGAGCAAGCGACTTCGTTGGCTGGGTGCAGGAGCGGAATCTGTACAATTTCGCTCAGCTTCCGGCCGACTACACCGGCCTGATCGAATCGCACGACGTCGGCGAGCCCGAGAACTCAGGCGGCCTTGCCATCGCAAAACTGGGCAAAGGCAACTATGTCTATTGCAGCCTTTCGATGTTCCGTCAACTGCCCGCCGGAGTGCCGGGAGCGTATCGGCTGTTTGCCAACCTGTTGAGTTTGCCGCGGTCGTTTAAGTGA
- a CDS encoding biotin/lipoyl-binding protein yields the protein MRLQASVGEECQEIEITRDGRDCRTVVDGREYLLDVSQPEPGVYLIKNGNTVHEASVTAEDGGTFNVRLRGHEHAVTIVDPKRLRGGGTGAADTSGKVEIRTAMPGKVVRLHVSVGDTVEKGDAVMVVEAMKMQNEMKAAKSGTIVDIRVAEDDTVGAGDVLVVIE from the coding sequence ATGAGACTTCAGGCAAGCGTCGGCGAAGAGTGCCAGGAGATCGAGATCACTCGTGACGGTCGCGATTGCCGGACCGTGGTTGATGGGCGCGAATATTTGCTAGACGTTTCGCAGCCCGAGCCGGGCGTCTATCTGATCAAGAATGGCAATACCGTTCATGAAGCATCGGTAACGGCTGAGGACGGCGGAACGTTCAATGTGCGGCTTCGCGGGCACGAACACGCCGTAACCATCGTGGACCCGAAACGGCTTCGGGGCGGCGGAACGGGCGCTGCCGACACATCGGGTAAGGTCGAAATAAGGACCGCGATGCCGGGCAAGGTAGTTCGCCTTCATGTTTCTGTCGGAGACACCGTCGAAAAAGGCGATGCCGTTATGGTCGTCGAGGCGATGAAGATGCAGAACGAGATGAAGGCCGCGAAGTCCGGCACCATTGTCGACATCCGCGTTGCCGAGGACGATACGGTCGGCGCGGGCGATGTGTTGGTTGTGATCGAGTAG
- a CDS encoding peroxiredoxin, whose protein sequence is MAIRLGDEAPDFAAETTQGTINFHEWLGDSWGVLFSHPKDYTPVCTTELGMAAKLKPEFDKRNVKVMGLSVDPLDSHLGWEKDIEETQGQAVNFPMIADSDRKVSDLYDMIHPNASDTLTVRSVYVIGPDKKVKLMITYPASTGRNFDEILRVIDSLQLTADYSVATPVNWRDGQDCIIVPSISDEEAREKFPAGWQALKPYLRVTPQPNKVDRSDSTAA, encoded by the coding sequence ATGGCTATAAGACTAGGCGACGAGGCACCGGATTTTGCGGCTGAGACGACGCAGGGAACGATCAATTTTCACGAATGGCTGGGTGACAGTTGGGGCGTGCTATTCTCACACCCTAAGGACTATACACCGGTCTGTACGACGGAGTTGGGCATGGCAGCGAAGCTCAAGCCCGAATTCGATAAACGCAACGTAAAGGTCATGGGCCTCAGTGTCGATCCGCTCGATTCGCATCTCGGGTGGGAGAAGGACATCGAGGAGACTCAGGGGCAGGCGGTCAATTTTCCCATGATCGCGGACAGTGACCGCAAGGTATCGGATCTCTACGACATGATCCATCCGAACGCGAGCGACACACTGACGGTCCGTTCGGTCTATGTGATCGGCCCGGACAAGAAGGTCAAGCTGATGATCACATATCCCGCTTCGACAGGGAGGAATTTTGACGAGATACTCCGCGTGATCGACTCGCTCCAGCTAACGGCCGACTATAGTGTCGCTACGCCGGTGAACTGGCGCGATGGGCAGGACTGCATCATCGTGCCGTCGATCTCGGATGAGGAGGCCCGCGAGAAGTTCCCGGCCGGCTGGCAGGCATTGAAGCCTTACCTGCGCGTTACGCCGCAGCCGAACAAGGTCGATCGCAGCGATTCCACGGCGGCATGA
- a CDS encoding HlyC/CorC family transporter: protein MQLEIIAGLLLLLLMIFLATVDMAFSHISDVGLRRISSDEEFAGKKRSVSFLREILDNRPRFRFAISSAIQVLLIGFTVLVTLVLAERITVKWELLVTAFGGTLVATVVLRQIVPRVLVINDPERKLLFLLPAIRPLYWLVSLFIDPVMSRRERTRQKLEATIAPDGPEDADEDNDDDLQALMEVGEAEGILEEDERELIETVLEFGDTLTGEIMTPRTNMIGIAAGTLIKDVRDVMIEEKYSRLPIYRDSIDNIEGMVYVRDLLAALATGRKEEPVESIKREAFFVPETKTAADLLRAMQQNHVQIAIVIDEYGGVAGLVTLEDILEEIVGEIEDEDISKEEIVELELRDDGSCELPGATEIDEIEDLFDLKLEGEDYTTVAGLVVKEAGYVPAVGEKLELKGLSVEILEADEKRVTRLRLERTADQGETTDE from the coding sequence ATGCAGCTTGAGATCATTGCCGGCCTGCTCCTGCTGTTGCTAATGATATTTCTGGCGACCGTGGATATGGCTTTCTCGCATATCTCTGACGTGGGGCTGAGACGTATCTCGTCTGACGAAGAGTTCGCCGGGAAGAAGAGGTCCGTCAGCTTTCTGCGCGAGATACTCGACAACCGGCCACGGTTTCGGTTTGCCATCTCGTCGGCTATTCAGGTGCTGCTGATCGGGTTTACGGTGCTGGTGACCTTGGTTCTCGCGGAGCGGATCACGGTGAAATGGGAGCTTCTCGTCACGGCATTTGGCGGCACCTTGGTTGCAACGGTTGTGCTGCGACAGATCGTCCCGCGCGTTCTCGTTATCAACGATCCTGAACGCAAGCTGCTCTTTCTGCTTCCGGCGATACGGCCGCTGTATTGGCTGGTCTCACTCTTTATCGATCCCGTAATGAGCCGCCGCGAACGCACGCGGCAAAAGCTTGAGGCAACGATAGCCCCTGACGGGCCCGAAGATGCGGACGAGGATAACGACGACGATCTTCAGGCGTTGATGGAGGTCGGCGAGGCCGAAGGGATCCTGGAAGAGGACGAACGCGAGTTGATCGAGACGGTGCTCGAATTCGGCGACACCCTCACGGGCGAGATCATGACGCCGCGGACGAACATGATCGGCATTGCTGCCGGAACGCTGATAAAAGATGTCCGCGACGTGATGATCGAGGAAAAATACTCTCGGCTCCCGATCTATCGTGACAGCATCGACAACATCGAGGGAATGGTCTATGTCCGCGACCTGCTGGCCGCGCTTGCGACCGGCCGCAAAGAGGAACCTGTCGAGTCGATCAAGCGCGAGGCTTTCTTTGTGCCGGAGACAAAAACCGCCGCCGACCTGCTCAGAGCGATGCAGCAGAACCACGTCCAGATCGCCATCGTCATCGACGAATACGGCGGCGTCGCAGGCCTTGTCACGCTCGAGGACATACTCGAGGAGATCGTCGGTGAGATCGAAGATGAGGACATCAGCAAGGAGGAGATCGTTGAGCTTGAATTGCGTGATGACGGTTCGTGTGAATTGCCCGGAGCAACGGAGATAGATGAGATCGAGGATCTATTCGATCTGAAGCTCGAGGGCGAAGATTATACGACCGTCGCCGGCCTGGTCGTAAAAGAGGCGGGCTACGTCCCAGCGGTCGGCGAAAAGCTGGAGTTAAAGGGCCTGTCCGTTGAGATCCTGGAGGCTGACGAGAAGCGGGTCACGCGACTCAGATTGGAGCGGACGGCTGACCAAGGCGAAACGACTGATGAATAG
- a CDS encoding serine/threonine protein kinase: MNDTAWQKLKHLFAAAREMPAERRLEFLTKECNGDERLLHDVLSLLGAEASGEPVIETHAIDLAARLMSSADGHAGRRFGNYRIIREIGSGGMGTVFLAERDDGEFAMQVALKVVRQSLADSAIIERFRRERQILAGLRHTNIAALYDGGVSDRGEPYLAMEYVEGETLVDYCEQQQLNIEEKLALFLKVCSAIAYAHSNLVVHRDIKPTNLLVTADGEPKLLDFGLAKAFEADAEKTQTEMRAFTPAYASPEQILGGSITTATDQFSLGVVLYELLTREKPFRFEGRSFEEIARSADSAQADPPSRIISGKTQRLSSDLDNIVLKCLRREPERRYDSVAELSADIERFLDGRPVAARPSTFSYLASRFIARNKLAVGATLVVLLSVVAGLAVALWQADVANAERDRAERRFAEVRQLTNALLFEIAPKIDRLPGSTEARELLVSRGLSYLDSLAAESRSDEKLQAELADAYQKIGDIQGNPTKPNLSDFVGAIASYEKSRSILQTLPQTRENRMRLAAAARELARIHSAQREVGATLRDSETAIAIYRSLIAEESSDVGLMLSLIATEIDHAHEYATNNQYDVAIPMYREIVARLDGLGDGLETLRLKALASAYLSNGLSWDGKQDLAEAENERAVGFADRLASAAEADTRVRRTTFEVYSLASSTFETIKNDVSLDFAEKALSVARKAADADPYDTQAKQDLAKAVSRKGILLTLIGRTEAGFEQLKRSERALLELIEREPRNIGYLDDLGTLYTRFGDAEKQRNDLTATLAAYRRSADVFGKLAADEKNLVAQRDYAQSLKSVGVTEIKLGLKGDARATILKAIGIVESLKQRNALGKWDEMIFDEMPSLLAKLGD; this comes from the coding sequence ATGAATGATACAGCCTGGCAAAAGCTGAAGCACCTCTTCGCCGCCGCCCGCGAAATGCCGGCGGAGCGGCGGCTCGAATTCCTAACTAAAGAGTGCAACGGTGATGAGCGACTGCTTCATGATGTGTTGTCGCTGCTTGGCGCTGAGGCGAGCGGCGAACCTGTGATCGAGACGCATGCCATCGACCTGGCTGCAAGACTGATGAGCTCGGCGGATGGACACGCTGGCCGGCGTTTTGGCAACTACCGCATCATTCGTGAGATCGGCAGCGGCGGAATGGGCACGGTCTTCCTTGCCGAGCGCGACGACGGAGAATTCGCGATGCAGGTAGCGCTGAAGGTCGTTCGCCAATCGCTTGCCGACAGCGCGATCATTGAGCGGTTTCGGCGTGAGCGGCAGATCCTCGCCGGACTCAGACATACGAACATAGCGGCCCTTTATGACGGCGGAGTTAGCGACCGAGGCGAGCCATACCTCGCGATGGAATACGTTGAGGGCGAGACTCTCGTCGACTACTGCGAGCAGCAGCAACTTAACATCGAGGAGAAGCTTGCATTGTTTCTCAAGGTATGTTCGGCGATCGCATACGCTCACAGCAACCTTGTCGTCCATCGCGATATCAAGCCCACGAACCTCCTTGTCACAGCGGATGGCGAACCAAAATTGCTCGATTTTGGCCTCGCAAAGGCGTTTGAAGCCGACGCCGAGAAGACGCAGACCGAGATGCGTGCCTTCACGCCCGCCTACGCGTCACCCGAACAGATATTGGGCGGATCGATCACCACGGCGACTGACCAATTCTCACTCGGCGTCGTCCTGTATGAACTCCTCACCCGCGAGAAACCCTTCCGATTTGAGGGCCGTTCATTCGAGGAGATCGCCCGCTCGGCCGACAGCGCACAGGCCGACCCGCCGTCGAGAATCATCAGCGGCAAGACGCAGCGCCTATCAAGCGACCTCGACAACATCGTGCTCAAATGCCTGCGGCGTGAGCCCGAACGCCGCTACGATTCCGTCGCCGAACTTTCGGCCGATATCGAGCGGTTCCTCGACGGCAGGCCGGTCGCCGCACGCCCGAGCACGTTCAGCTATCTCGCGTCGCGGTTCATCGCCCGAAACAAACTCGCCGTAGGGGCAACCCTCGTTGTTCTACTTTCAGTGGTCGCAGGACTAGCAGTTGCCCTCTGGCAGGCTGACGTGGCAAACGCCGAACGCGATCGCGCAGAGCGTCGATTTGCCGAAGTGCGGCAGTTGACGAACGCGCTGCTGTTTGAGATCGCACCTAAGATCGACAGGCTCCCCGGATCGACCGAAGCCCGAGAACTGCTTGTCTCGCGCGGGCTTAGTTATCTCGACAGCCTGGCTGCCGAGTCACGATCGGACGAAAAACTCCAGGCCGAACTCGCCGATGCGTATCAAAAGATCGGTGACATTCAGGGCAATCCGACTAAGCCCAACCTAAGCGACTTTGTCGGAGCGATCGCTTCATACGAGAAATCACGGTCGATCCTGCAGACGCTACCGCAGACCCGCGAGAACCGGATGAGGCTCGCTGCCGCTGCGCGTGAGCTGGCTCGGATACACTCGGCACAACGCGAGGTCGGGGCGACTTTACGAGATTCCGAGACTGCCATTGCGATATATCGGTCACTTATCGCTGAGGAGTCAAGCGACGTCGGACTAATGCTTTCGCTTATCGCAACTGAGATCGATCACGCGCACGAGTACGCTACGAACAACCAATATGACGTTGCTATTCCCATGTATCGCGAGATCGTCGCACGGCTGGACGGGCTAGGTGACGGACTCGAGACACTTCGGCTTAAGGCCCTAGCCTCCGCGTACCTCAGCAACGGCTTGTCGTGGGATGGCAAGCAGGACCTCGCCGAGGCCGAGAATGAGAGAGCCGTTGGCTTCGCAGACCGGTTGGCTTCGGCGGCGGAAGCCGATACCAGGGTGCGTCGGACGACATTCGAGGTGTATTCGCTGGCGAGCAGCACGTTTGAGACGATCAAGAATGACGTGTCGCTTGATTTTGCAGAAAAGGCACTGTCTGTCGCGCGAAAAGCCGCGGACGCAGACCCGTATGACACTCAGGCCAAACAGGACCTGGCAAAGGCCGTCTCGCGCAAGGGCATCCTATTGACGCTGATCGGGCGGACCGAAGCTGGATTTGAGCAGCTCAAAAGATCCGAACGAGCTCTGCTCGAACTCATCGAGCGAGAGCCGCGAAACATCGGTTACCTGGACGACCTCGGAACCCTGTACACACGGTTCGGCGACGCCGAGAAACAGCGGAATGACCTAACCGCCACCCTCGCCGCGTACCGACGAAGTGCCGATGTCTTTGGGAAACTGGCCGCCGATGAAAAGAACCTCGTGGCCCAACGCGACTATGCTCAATCACTCAAAAGTGTTGGCGTCACCGAGATCAAACTAGGCCTTAAGGGGGATGCGAGGGCCACCATCCTTAAGGCGATCGGCATCGTTGAATCGCTCAAACAGCGAAATGCCCTAGGCAAGTGGGACGAGATGATCTTTGATGAGATGCCCTCTCTCCTCGCAAAACTTGGGGACTGA
- a CDS encoding PD40 domain-containing protein, producing MRSKLQFFITVNCLVMLTATGVALAQGPGKIVTAIRPGGIWDFYQYQIDGAGPTRVSFSPSSISSFSMLSYDFSSDGRRVAFEFFNNIYVMQSNGKEVRQLTFTNNNFNAAISRDGSLVAFASSRNNNTDIYLINWDGSNLRRLTTNQFIDQRPSFSPDGTKIVFDTNRFSQFGLPNLMLINTDGTNETRLTTFFEFGGRFSPDGSTIVYQGRTEAGQNNFNEIFTLSVGPGGTSGQLTNNNVQDENPSFSLDGTKIAFERSVISPSGATRDHIFVMNANGSDVQQVTFPDAINENREVPRWIPSNHLAVRVRTADFDGEGSSDLAVFRGATGEWFRKGSSGGAFTGQPWGVASDNLAHADYDRDAVTDYAVFREGAWWILNSSDGSVRFEQFGSAGDIPMPGDYDADGLADIAVFRPSTGTWWRRNSSNSQVVGVQFGQNGDVPMAGDFDGDAKRDIAVFRPSNSFWYFLRSSDGQPSAAQFGSPGDAPLNGDFNGDGRADLAVFRPSNGTWYIARPTGVPSQNFDATPFGITTDKPVPADYDGDGKTDIAVFRDGTWWILRSSTAQVVSEQFGLATDRPVVALQ from the coding sequence ATGAGATCGAAGTTACAATTCTTTATCACCGTCAATTGTCTTGTTATGTTGACTGCAACCGGGGTTGCTCTGGCCCAAGGGCCGGGCAAGATCGTCACGGCGATACGTCCCGGCGGGATTTGGGACTTTTATCAATATCAGATAGATGGCGCTGGGCCGACCCGCGTATCCTTCAGTCCGTCGTCCATCAGCTCATTTTCCATGCTCAGCTATGACTTTTCGAGCGATGGCCGACGAGTAGCCTTTGAATTCTTCAACAACATCTATGTGATGCAATCGAACGGCAAAGAGGTGAGGCAACTGACCTTTACGAACAACAATTTTAATGCAGCGATCTCTCGTGACGGCAGCCTGGTCGCGTTTGCCAGTAGCCGAAATAACAACACAGACATCTATCTCATTAACTGGGACGGCTCAAATCTGCGGCGGTTGACGACCAATCAGTTCATTGATCAGCGTCCCTCGTTCTCGCCCGACGGCACCAAGATCGTATTTGACACAAATCGCTTCTCTCAATTCGGCTTGCCGAACCTGATGCTGATCAATACCGACGGTACGAACGAGACTCGTCTGACGACCTTCTTCGAGTTCGGCGGCCGATTCTCGCCTGACGGTTCGACCATCGTTTATCAGGGCCGGACCGAGGCCGGCCAGAACAACTTCAATGAGATCTTCACGCTCAGCGTCGGTCCGGGCGGCACCTCAGGCCAACTGACGAATAATAACGTTCAGGACGAGAATCCGTCATTTTCGCTCGACGGTACAAAGATCGCTTTCGAGCGGTCGGTAATCTCGCCCTCAGGTGCCACGCGCGACCACATTTTCGTTATGAACGCTAACGGTAGCGACGTTCAGCAGGTCACGTTTCCGGACGCTATCAACGAGAATCGCGAGGTCCCGCGGTGGATACCGTCAAACCACCTCGCCGTGCGTGTCCGGACCGCCGACTTTGACGGCGAAGGGAGCTCTGACCTGGCTGTGTTTCGCGGGGCTACGGGAGAATGGTTTCGAAAGGGCAGTTCCGGGGGCGCGTTCACCGGCCAGCCGTGGGGCGTTGCGTCTGACAATCTCGCCCATGCCGACTATGACCGCGATGCCGTGACGGACTACGCCGTATTTAGGGAAGGGGCGTGGTGGATCTTGAACTCCAGCGACGGCAGCGTGCGGTTTGAACAATTCGGTTCGGCCGGCGATATCCCTATGCCCGGCGATTACGATGCTGACGGTCTTGCCGACATCGCGGTCTTCAGGCCCTCGACAGGAACATGGTGGCGTCGGAACAGCTCAAATTCGCAGGTCGTCGGCGTTCAGTTTGGGCAGAACGGTGATGTTCCAATGGCCGGCGATTTTGATGGTGATGCGAAGCGCGACATTGCTGTATTTCGTCCGTCCAACTCTTTTTGGTATTTCCTTCGCAGTAGCGACGGACAGCCAAGTGCCGCCCAGTTTGGTTCTCCCGGCGACGCACCGCTCAACGGTGATTTTAATGGCGACGGCCGCGCTGACCTGGCCGTATTTCGCCCGTCAAACGGAACCTGGTACATAGCCCGTCCGACAGGAGTTCCGTCCCAGAATTTTGACGCGACGCCGTTCGGCATCACGACCGACAAACCAGTGCCAGCCGACTACGATGGCGACGGCAAGACCGATATCGCGGTGTTCCGCGACGGGACGTGGTGGATCCTTCGCAGTTCGACGGCCCAGGTCGTGAGCGAGCAATTCGGCCTGGCAACCGATAGACCAGTCGTTGCTTTGCAATAG
- a CDS encoding sigma-70 family RNA polymerase sigma factor, producing the protein MEVTDEITQVLNDVSSGEESPERLLELVYDDLRRLAGAYMQNERSDHTLQATALVHEAYIRLVDWKNVSWQSRAQFFSVAAGVMRNVLIDHARKRQTGRRTVHKLVLDEAVSLPDNRQIDLLALEEVLRSLEKVDPRQAKIVELRFFGGLTIEETAYVLGISDTTVRREWTFAKAWFQRELGNAQTQ; encoded by the coding sequence GTGGAAGTCACCGACGAGATAACCCAGGTCCTGAATGATGTGAGTTCCGGTGAAGAGTCGCCTGAGCGGTTGTTGGAGCTTGTCTACGACGACCTGAGACGGCTCGCCGGGGCATATATGCAGAATGAACGCTCGGACCACACGCTGCAGGCGACGGCGCTTGTTCACGAGGCTTACATTCGGCTGGTAGATTGGAAGAACGTGTCATGGCAGAGCCGGGCACAGTTCTTTTCGGTCGCCGCCGGTGTCATGCGAAACGTGCTGATCGATCACGCGCGCAAGCGGCAAACGGGCAGGCGTACTGTCCACAAACTCGTTCTCGACGAGGCCGTCAGCCTGCCCGACAACCGGCAGATCGACCTGCTTGCCCTGGAAGAGGTACTGCGGAGCCTCGAAAAGGTCGATCCGCGGCAGGCAAAGATAGTCGAGCTGCGGTTCTTTGGCGGGCTTACGATCGAAGAGACCGCATACGTCCTCGGCATCAGCGATACGACCGTGCGGCGCGAATGGACGTTTGCCAAGGCGTGGTTTCAGCGTGAGCTTGGCAATGCTCAGACGCAATGA